From one Planktothrix agardhii NIES-204 genomic stretch:
- a CDS encoding alpha-glucosidase: MPQYFGQLHGLEPNWSKIEAVQSVEIGDHYFLFNCGNVYVKISILSNNLIRIRYSPSGNFFPRRSWAINLDDSEWQPTPFQTHQTEQTTEIITEKIRISVQHHSCRIECYDLQNQPFATDTELGFRWQQELTVIDKKIEPEEHFYGFGERTGFLDKTGEIKTNWTENCRKYDALTDAMYQAIPVFIALRPELSYGIFLNSTHWSRFDIGVKKPGILQMETHAPELDYYIIYGPKPEQILNTYTQLTGRMPLPPRWALGYHQCRWSYESETVVKELTKQFRTRKLPCDVIHLDIDYMQGYRVFTWSEKRFPNPENLIQYLSENGFKTVTIIDPGVKYEPEANYTIFDQGLKQNYFIRKPNGELFHGYVWPDKAVFPDFLNPQVQKWWGECHQTLTNIGIAGIWNDMNEPAIDDRPLGDKGTKITFPLDSLQGPTEEKTTHAEAHNLYGLMMAKSSAQGLLKLRPKQRSFVLTRSGYAGIQRWSSVWMGDNHSIWEHLEMSLPMLCNIGLSGVAFVGSDIGGFGGNATPELFARWMQLGILYPLMRGHSALSTSQHEPWVFGERVEHICREYLELRYRLLPYLYSLFWEATQTGNPILRPLFYHYPNDTKTYTLSDQVLLGSAILAAPIYRPGIECRAVYLPAGIWYDWWTEKPYSGSQYILADAPLERMPLYVKAGSIIPLQPVMQYVDEKPIDCLTFKVFPGTGEGILYEDDGSSFEYIQGIYSTTKYQVYQENQELIIEIEPRQGQWTPPDREIIIDVVGVGEQRFQDDGRGKILRFSFIKDQNP, encoded by the coding sequence ATGCCTCAATATTTCGGACAGTTACACGGCCTAGAACCAAATTGGTCAAAAATTGAAGCGGTGCAAAGTGTAGAAATAGGCGATCACTATTTTCTCTTTAACTGCGGAAATGTCTATGTTAAAATTAGTATATTATCCAATAATTTAATTAGAATTCGTTATTCCCCTTCTGGTAATTTTTTTCCCCGTCGTTCTTGGGCAATTAATTTAGATGATAGTGAATGGCAACCTACTCCCTTTCAAACTCACCAAACCGAACAAACTACAGAAATTATTACCGAAAAAATTAGAATATCCGTTCAACATCACTCTTGCCGAATTGAATGTTATGATCTGCAAAATCAACCCTTTGCTACCGATACAGAATTAGGGTTTAGATGGCAACAAGAATTAACAGTTATTGATAAAAAAATAGAACCAGAAGAACATTTTTATGGCTTTGGAGAACGCACCGGATTTTTAGATAAAACTGGAGAAATTAAAACCAATTGGACGGAGAATTGTCGCAAGTATGACGCTTTAACTGATGCCATGTATCAAGCTATTCCTGTATTTATAGCTTTACGACCTGAGTTAAGTTATGGCATTTTTTTAAATAGTACCCATTGGAGTCGCTTCGATATTGGTGTTAAAAAACCTGGGATTTTGCAGATGGAAACCCACGCCCCAGAATTAGATTATTATATTATTTATGGCCCCAAACCGGAGCAAATTCTTAATACTTATACCCAACTAACCGGACGAATGCCCTTACCTCCCCGTTGGGCGTTAGGTTATCATCAATGTCGTTGGAGTTATGAGTCAGAAACCGTTGTTAAAGAACTAACAAAACAATTTAGAACCCGCAAACTTCCCTGTGATGTGATTCATTTAGATATTGATTATATGCAGGGATATCGAGTCTTTACCTGGAGTGAAAAACGGTTTCCAAATCCAGAGAATTTGATTCAATATTTATCTGAAAATGGCTTTAAAACCGTGACCATTATTGACCCAGGAGTTAAATATGAACCCGAAGCAAATTATACTATTTTTGATCAAGGATTAAAACAGAATTATTTTATTAGAAAACCCAACGGAGAACTATTTCATGGTTATGTTTGGCCAGATAAAGCTGTTTTTCCCGATTTTTTAAATCCCCAAGTCCAAAAATGGTGGGGAGAATGCCATCAAACCTTAACAAATATTGGTATTGCGGGCATTTGGAATGATATGAATGAACCCGCCATTGATGACCGTCCTTTGGGGGATAAAGGAACTAAAATTACCTTTCCTTTAGATAGTTTACAGGGGCCAACAGAAGAAAAAACAACCCACGCCGAAGCCCATAATTTATATGGGTTAATGATGGCAAAATCCAGTGCCCAAGGGCTGTTAAAATTGCGACCAAAACAGCGATCTTTTGTCTTAACTCGGTCGGGTTATGCGGGTATTCAACGCTGGTCATCGGTGTGGATGGGGGATAACCATTCGATTTGGGAACATTTAGAAATGTCTCTCCCAATGTTATGTAATATTGGCTTATCTGGGGTAGCATTTGTAGGTTCTGATATTGGGGGTTTTGGGGGAAATGCTACACCGGAATTATTCGCCCGTTGGATGCAATTGGGAATATTATATCCGTTGATGCGAGGTCATTCCGCTTTATCGACTTCCCAACATGAACCATGGGTATTTGGAGAACGAGTTGAACACATTTGTCGAGAGTATTTAGAATTACGCTATCGTCTTTTACCCTATCTTTATAGCTTATTTTGGGAAGCGACACAAACAGGAAACCCAATTCTTCGTCCCCTATTTTATCACTATCCTAATGATACCAAAACCTATACTTTATCCGATCAAGTTTTATTGGGTTCTGCGATTTTAGCCGCCCCAATTTATCGTCCAGGGATAGAATGTCGGGCGGTGTATTTACCCGCCGGAATCTGGTATGATTGGTGGACAGAAAAACCCTATTCTGGATCACAATATATTTTAGCAGATGCCCCTTTAGAACGGATGCCTTTGTATGTGAAAGCGGGTTCTATTATTCCTTTACAACCTGTGATGCAATATGTGGATGAAAAACCGATTGATTGTTTAACTTTTAAGGTATTTCCTGGGACTGGAGAGGGAATTTTATATGAAGATGATGGTAGTTCTTTTGAGTATATTCAGGGAATTTATTCAACAACAAAATATCAAGTTTATCAAGAAAATCAAGAATTAATTATTGAAATTGAACCCCGTCAAGGACAATGGACTCCCCCTGACCGTGAGATTATTATTGATGTGGTGGGAGTGGGAGAACAGCGTTTTCAAGATGACGGTCGGGGGAAAATATTAAGGTTTAGTTTTATTAAGGATCAGAATCCTTAG
- the ndhD3 gene encoding NADH dehydrogenase subunit 4, producing the protein MLSALIIIPVLAVLLIGLLPKQLSASQVRSIALAITGVILIWTIKLSFDFDLTNPNFQLQEYLAWIPQLGLSYSLGIDGLSFPLIGLSGVLTFIVIASSHKNLERPRLYYAMILLVNAAIAGAFLSQNLLLFVLFYELELIPIYLLISIWGSEKRAYAGMKFLIYTALSGILILAGFLGMAWLSDAGSFDYSAIQTQNFELTTQLILLTVLLLGFGIKIPLVPLHTWLPDAYVESSPPVTILLGGILAKLGAYGLIRFGLQLFPEAWHIVSPTLATIGVISVLYGALTAIAQQDIKRMVAYSSIGHMGYILVAAAAANELSLIGAIAQMVAHGLILAILFQLVGIVEEKVGTRDLNILNGLMNPVRGLPLTSALLIMAGMASAGIPGLVGFVAEFPVFQGTFSVFPIHSLLCIIASGLTAVYFVILLNRTCFGKLDNKLAYYPKVTFSEQAPALILAAFIFILGIQPTWLFRWMEPTAQAMVIALNQSVPTQIAIK; encoded by the coding sequence ATGTTGAGTGCTTTAATTATTATTCCAGTTTTGGCAGTTCTATTAATTGGACTCTTACCTAAACAATTGTCGGCTTCTCAAGTTCGTTCCATTGCTTTAGCAATCACAGGTGTGATTTTAATTTGGACAATAAAACTCAGCTTTGATTTTGATTTAACCAATCCTAATTTCCAATTGCAAGAATATTTAGCTTGGATTCCCCAATTAGGACTATCCTATAGTTTAGGAATAGATGGTTTATCCTTTCCCTTAATCGGTTTAAGCGGGGTTTTAACCTTTATTGTCATTGCCAGTAGTCACAAAAATTTGGAGCGTCCTCGCCTCTATTACGCCATGATTTTATTGGTAAATGCGGCAATTGCTGGAGCCTTTTTATCTCAAAACTTACTCCTGTTTGTTTTATTCTATGAATTAGAATTAATCCCCATTTATCTTTTAATTAGCATCTGGGGTAGCGAAAAACGTGCCTATGCAGGGATGAAATTTCTGATTTATACCGCCCTTTCTGGGATTCTAATTCTAGCCGGATTTTTAGGTATGGCGTGGTTAAGTGATGCCGGAAGTTTTGATTATTCTGCCATTCAAACTCAGAACTTTGAATTAACGACTCAGTTAATTTTACTCACGGTTTTACTATTAGGATTTGGGATCAAAATTCCCCTAGTTCCCCTGCATACTTGGTTACCCGATGCCTATGTCGAATCTTCTCCCCCCGTGACAATTTTATTAGGAGGAATTTTAGCAAAATTAGGAGCCTATGGTTTAATTCGTTTTGGTTTACAACTGTTTCCTGAAGCTTGGCATATTGTTAGTCCTACCCTAGCAACAATTGGGGTAATTAGTGTGTTATATGGAGCCTTAACCGCTATTGCTCAACAGGATATTAAACGCATGGTAGCCTATAGTTCTATCGGCCACATGGGTTATATTTTAGTGGCGGCTGCTGCTGCGAATGAATTAAGTTTAATTGGGGCAATTGCTCAAATGGTAGCCCACGGTTTAATCCTTGCCATTCTATTTCAATTAGTCGGAATTGTAGAAGAAAAAGTCGGAACCAGGGACTTAAATATTCTCAATGGTTTAATGAACCCAGTTCGCGGTTTACCCCTAACCAGTGCTTTATTAATTATGGCAGGAATGGCGAGTGCTGGCATCCCTGGTTTAGTGGGATTTGTCGCCGAGTTTCCCGTCTTTCAAGGCACATTTTCGGTCTTCCCAATTCACAGTTTATTGTGTATTATTGCCTCCGGTTTAACGGCCGTTTATTTCGTGATTCTCCTCAACCGAACTTGTTTTGGTAAACTGGATAATAAATTAGCTTATTATCCCAAAGTTACCTTTTCAGAACAAGCTCCCGCATTGATTTTAGCCGCGTTTATTTTCATTCTCGGTATACAACCTACTTGGTTATTTCGATGGATGGAACCCACCGCCCAAGCCATGGTTATTGCCTTAAATCAATCGGTTCCTACCCAAATCGCTATTAAATAA
- the gcvH gene encoding glycine cleavage system H protein gives MTSYPEDLRYLDSHEYVRLDGEIATIGITEFAVSQLGDIVFVELPNVEDEIEKGEKFGTVESVKAVEELISPIGGIVIECNTTLEDSPEILSDDPYGDGWLIKVKITDSSDLDDSLSAEQYQALV, from the coding sequence ATGACATCCTATCCTGAAGACCTGAGATATTTAGATAGCCACGAATACGTCAGACTTGATGGTGAAATCGCCACCATTGGGATAACTGAGTTTGCTGTGAGTCAACTTGGAGATATTGTCTTTGTGGAATTACCAAATGTAGAGGATGAAATTGAGAAGGGAGAAAAGTTTGGAACAGTTGAGTCTGTGAAAGCCGTGGAAGAATTGATTTCACCGATAGGCGGTATAGTGATTGAATGTAATACTACCCTTGAAGATTCCCCTGAAATTCTATCAGATGATCCCTATGGAGATGGATGGTTAATCAAAGTTAAAATCACTGATTCTAGTGATTTAGATGATAGCTTATCCGCAGAACAATATCAAGCCTTAGTTTAA
- a CDS encoding putative methyltransferase, which produces MNSHTTLKTLGCLGDVTLEADQVRLKGWVTSIQGEPIEGFKLIIGGQEITQFKIEKNLPSPDVYKLFPTLPNADQARFLIYIPIEVIAPNQFNTLVQLIPLFKGQEGEILFNLLESSLPVPDKEDRVGVGGSFKFVACDFLGHFVNKAQLKPHESILDAGCGVGRMAYSLAYYLDDTAHYEGFDIVEKWINWNQSVIHEHRPNFNFQWANIYNKRYNTEGTIKVENYDFPYADEQFDFVFLTSVFTHLYANAVQNYLKEVYRVLKPGGRCLCTFFLLNEESEALIKAGKSSQNLIHEFEDSFFSNLEIPESDMGHREVSVTQWIEALGFTVSAKYYGLWCGRTPATNYQDILILKKP; this is translated from the coding sequence ATGAATTCTCATACCACGCTCAAAACCCTTGGCTGTTTAGGAGATGTTACCCTAGAAGCGGATCAAGTCCGTTTAAAAGGATGGGTAACTTCAATTCAAGGTGAACCCATAGAAGGATTTAAACTAATTATTGGTGGTCAAGAAATCACCCAATTCAAAATCGAAAAAAATCTGCCTAGTCCCGATGTTTATAAACTATTTCCCACCTTACCTAACGCCGACCAAGCTCGATTTTTAATTTATATTCCCATAGAAGTGATTGCACCGAATCAATTTAATACTTTAGTACAATTAATTCCTTTATTCAAGGGACAGGAAGGAGAAATTTTATTCAATTTATTAGAATCTAGTCTTCCGGTTCCCGATAAAGAAGATCGGGTAGGAGTGGGAGGAAGTTTTAAATTTGTCGCCTGTGATTTTCTGGGTCATTTTGTTAATAAAGCCCAATTAAAACCCCACGAATCTATTTTAGATGCCGGATGTGGCGTGGGTCGCATGGCCTATTCCCTCGCCTATTATTTAGATGATACCGCCCATTACGAAGGGTTTGATATTGTTGAAAAATGGATTAACTGGAATCAATCTGTTATTCATGAACATCGACCTAATTTTAACTTTCAATGGGCGAATATTTATAATAAACGCTATAATACAGAAGGAACAATTAAAGTAGAAAACTATGATTTTCCCTATGCCGATGAACAATTTGATTTTGTTTTCTTAACTTCCGTATTTACCCATTTATATGCCAATGCAGTTCAAAATTATCTCAAAGAAGTTTATCGAGTTCTCAAACCAGGAGGACGGTGTTTATGTACATTCTTTTTGTTAAATGAAGAATCAGAAGCTCTAATTAAAGCCGGAAAAAGTTCTCAAAATTTAATCCATGAATTTGAAGACTCATTTTTCTCAAATTTAGAAATTCCCGAAAGTGATATGGGTCATCGAGAAGTATCAGTAACACAGTGGATTGAAGCATTAGGTTTTACAGTTTCCGCCAAATATTATGGGTTATGGTGTGGACGAACTCCCGCCACTAACTACCAGGATATCTTAATCTTAAAAAAACCGTAG
- a CDS encoding carbonic anhydrase, translating into MDKTQQNLTISRRNLLKFGAGVAGTAALTAGLGTKVSLFKPQPAVAQNNITPEEALKQLLEGNQRFIENKRKSPNQTLTRVQEVAQGQAPFAAILSCADSRVPSEIIFDRGFGDLFVVRNAGNIATPEEIGSLEFGTLVLGAKVLMVIGHQSCGAVKATIAGNAVPGQIASILDAIKPAIKPNQTLEQSTIANVKLGISRLQASPVISQLIKDGKLKIAGGYYNLETGMIKVVA; encoded by the coding sequence ATGGACAAAACTCAACAAAACTTAACCATCTCCCGTCGGAATTTATTAAAATTTGGTGCAGGAGTAGCGGGAACTGCGGCTTTAACTGCCGGGCTAGGAACAAAAGTAAGTTTGTTCAAACCTCAACCCGCCGTTGCCCAGAACAATATTACCCCCGAAGAAGCCTTAAAACAACTGTTAGAAGGAAACCAACGGTTTATCGAAAATAAACGAAAAAGTCCTAATCAAACCCTAACCAGAGTTCAAGAAGTGGCCCAGGGACAAGCCCCCTTTGCCGCTATTCTCAGTTGTGCAGATTCTCGAGTCCCATCGGAAATTATTTTTGACCGAGGTTTTGGAGATTTATTCGTAGTTAGAAATGCTGGAAATATTGCTACTCCAGAAGAAATTGGTAGTCTTGAATTTGGAACATTAGTGTTAGGGGCAAAAGTCCTTATGGTGATTGGGCATCAAAGTTGCGGGGCGGTCAAAGCCACTATTGCTGGCAATGCAGTTCCCGGTCAAATTGCCAGTATTTTAGATGCAATTAAACCGGCGATCAAGCCTAATCAAACTTTAGAACAATCGACTATTGCTAATGTCAAATTAGGAATTAGTCGTTTACAGGCTTCTCCAGTTATTTCTCAATTAATTAAAGACGGGAAATTAAAAATAGCAGGAGGCTACTATAACTTAGAAACCGGAATGATAAAAGTTGTGGCTTAA
- a CDS encoding major facilitator superfamily transporter, which translates to MNAFRRFEPKCQRSLLALFIAGLCFWTSITTLLPTLPLYIESLGGTTQQIGWVMGAFALGLLPSRFWFGPLADRKSRKLVLLIGTIVGTMAPLGYLFAESIPSLLSLRAFHGISVAAFTIGYSALVADIAPVERRGEVIGYMSLVAPIGMAIGPAVGGEMQAMVGYDPIFLSSSGFAFLAFLGICQVWEPQHNKPTTKADSTSLLEKGLWFFKTLWSPPLRIPAFVLLMVGLIFGTLVTFLPLAVKESGLNFNAGLFYSTAAIASFLIRIPTGRASDRYGRGLFITGGLICYFLAMLLLSQTMHSNIILLAALLEGMGAGVVLPMMITLITDRCLPEQRGQFFSLCLTGFDLGIALAGPIFGIFAEQLGYSVMFALDAGLALIALISFATFSNKTIRLSLKFAFGQSKDIYSLN; encoded by the coding sequence TTGAACGCTTTTCGCAGGTTTGAACCCAAATGTCAACGCAGTTTGCTGGCTTTATTTATTGCAGGTTTATGTTTCTGGACAAGTATCACCACACTATTACCAACCCTACCATTATATATTGAATCTCTTGGCGGAACGACACAACAAATTGGCTGGGTAATGGGGGCTTTTGCCTTGGGTTTATTGCCGTCTCGATTTTGGTTTGGCCCCCTAGCCGATCGCAAAAGTCGCAAATTAGTCTTATTAATCGGAACAATAGTGGGGACGATGGCTCCTTTGGGATATCTGTTTGCTGAGTCGATTCCATCACTACTGAGTTTACGAGCCTTTCATGGGATCAGTGTGGCGGCATTTACCATCGGTTACAGTGCCTTAGTTGCCGATATAGCACCCGTTGAACGTCGGGGAGAAGTGATTGGATATATGAGTTTAGTGGCTCCGATTGGGATGGCAATTGGCCCGGCGGTGGGGGGGGAAATGCAAGCGATGGTGGGGTATGACCCGATCTTTTTGTCCAGTAGTGGGTTTGCGTTTTTAGCATTTTTAGGAATTTGCCAAGTTTGGGAACCCCAACACAATAAACCGACAACAAAAGCCGATTCCACTTCTCTCTTAGAAAAGGGGTTATGGTTTTTCAAAACCTTATGGAGTCCCCCCCTACGAATTCCAGCATTTGTGCTATTAATGGTGGGTTTAATTTTTGGAACATTAGTCACATTTTTACCTTTGGCGGTGAAAGAATCGGGGTTAAATTTTAATGCCGGATTATTTTATAGTACCGCCGCGATCGCTAGTTTTTTAATCCGTATTCCTACGGGTCGAGCTTCTGACCGTTATGGTCGAGGTTTGTTTATTACTGGGGGATTAATCTGTTATTTTTTAGCGATGTTACTCCTCTCTCAAACTATGCACAGTAATATTATTTTATTGGCTGCATTACTCGAAGGAATGGGGGCCGGGGTTGTGCTTCCGATGATGATTACTTTAATTACTGATCGATGTTTACCTGAACAACGGGGTCAATTTTTCTCCTTATGTTTAACTGGATTTGATCTGGGAATTGCCCTGGCTGGCCCTATTTTTGGCATCTTTGCCGAACAGTTGGGTTATTCAGTTATGTTTGCTTTAGATGCGGGTTTAGCTTTAATTGCTTTAATTAGTTTTGCTACCTTTTCTAATAAAACTATTCGCCTTTCTCTCAAGTTTGCTTTCGGTCAATCTAAAGATATCTATAGTTTAAATTAA
- a CDS encoding apolipoprotein N-acyltransferase produces MNKRELIQPLLLTGIAGVLMGVAAEPWGLWGLAWVALVPLWVNVLSNFTPPNPPLLSGGSFARFKITLILALVWGIGYYGTALFWITGIHPMTWLGVPWLASLAITIFCWSFLTLWGTALVIIWTGLFVILSAQFAQRFSKISLGLSRVLIATVLWCGLEYLWSSTALWWSSLSYTQSFGNLIILHLGQISGPTTITATLLIVNGLMAEGFILNRDKYYSQTQDQNSYLLLILAVLFLIFAHGLGLILYSIPLQKNLDHALKVGIIQGNIANEVKLNYSGFLQALNGYTTGYITLANQGVDFVVTPETALPFFWTDSNQRQNSSFYQAVLKQKVPAIVGSFALKENGYTNSLFSMDGEGNIIGQYDKANLVPLGEFIPFSEILGKFISRLSPLEATLIHGKPNQQFQTAFGQATVGICYDSAFAEHFRRQTAQGGEFLITASNDAYYSYTILAQHHALDVMRAIENHRWTIRATNTGYSGFIDPHGRTQWISNQNIYQLYADTIYRDQTQTLYVRWGDWLMPVLLIAGATLFLFKIDRYG; encoded by the coding sequence ATGAACAAACGAGAACTAATTCAGCCTTTATTATTAACAGGAATAGCAGGGGTTTTAATGGGGGTAGCTGCCGAACCTTGGGGACTTTGGGGATTAGCTTGGGTGGCCTTAGTTCCTTTATGGGTTAATGTTTTATCGAATTTTACCCCCCCTAACCCCCCCTTGTTAAGTGGGGGAAGTTTTGCGAGATTTAAAATTACTTTAATATTAGCTTTAGTTTGGGGAATCGGCTATTACGGAACCGCCTTATTTTGGATTACGGGAATTCATCCGATGACTTGGTTAGGAGTTCCCTGGTTAGCGAGTTTAGCGATTACTATATTTTGTTGGAGTTTTCTCACCCTTTGGGGGACTGCTTTAGTAATAATTTGGACGGGATTATTTGTAATTTTATCGGCTCAATTTGCTCAAAGATTCTCTAAGATTTCCCTAGGATTAAGCCGAGTTTTAATTGCCACAGTTTTATGGTGTGGTTTAGAATATTTATGGAGTTCCACTGCTTTATGGTGGTCTTCTTTGTCCTATACCCAAAGTTTTGGAAATCTGATTATTTTACACTTAGGTCAAATCTCTGGCCCCACAACTATTACCGCCACTTTATTAATTGTAAATGGGTTAATGGCGGAAGGTTTTATTTTAAATCGGGATAAATATTATTCTCAGACTCAAGATCAAAACTCCTATTTATTATTAATTTTAGCGGTATTATTTTTGATTTTTGCCCATGGATTGGGATTGATTTTATATAGTATTCCTTTACAAAAAAATCTAGACCATGCGTTAAAAGTGGGAATTATTCAAGGAAATATTGCCAATGAAGTTAAATTAAATTATTCAGGATTTTTACAAGCCCTAAATGGCTATACAACCGGATATATTACTTTAGCTAATCAAGGAGTAGACTTTGTAGTGACTCCAGAAACGGCCCTACCTTTTTTCTGGACTGACTCGAATCAGAGACAAAATAGTTCTTTTTATCAAGCGGTTTTAAAGCAAAAAGTTCCGGCTATTGTGGGAAGTTTTGCCTTGAAAGAAAATGGATATACTAATAGTTTATTTTCCATGGATGGGGAAGGAAATATTATCGGTCAATATGATAAAGCTAATTTAGTTCCTTTAGGGGAATTTATCCCCTTTAGTGAAATTTTAGGCAAATTTATTAGCAGATTATCGCCATTAGAAGCAACATTAATTCATGGTAAACCCAATCAACAATTCCAGACTGCTTTCGGTCAAGCTACGGTGGGAATTTGTTATGATTCAGCCTTTGCAGAACATTTCAGACGCCAAACTGCCCAGGGGGGAGAATTTCTGATTACGGCTTCTAATGATGCTTACTATTCCTATACAATTTTAGCTCAACATCATGCCTTAGATGTGATGCGAGCCATTGAAAATCATCGTTGGACAATACGGGCTACAAATACAGGATATTCGGGCTTTATTGACCCCCACGGGAGGACTCAGTGGATTTCAAATCAGAATATATATCAACTCTATGCTGATACAATCTATCGTGATCAGACCCAAACCCTTTATGTCCGTTGGGGGGATTGGCTAATGCCTGTATTATTAATTGCAGGGGCAACCCTATTTTTATTTAAGATTGACCGTTATGGTTAA
- the ndhF3 gene encoding NADH dehydrogenase subunit 5, with amino-acid sequence MTDFFLKTLWWIPCYPLIGALLSTLWFPSIIRRTGPRPAGYVNIITTLFAFVHELFVLTEIWGQPPQQLIIPWFSIVDLNLDIPLEISVVTVGATLVITGLNLLAKIYSVGYMEMDWGWARFYSLLALFEAGLCGLVLCNSLFYSYIILEILTLGTYLLVGLWFNQPLVVTGARDAFLTKRVGDLFLLMGVVALFPLAGTWNFTELAQWSQTAQIDPQVATLLGLALLAGPLGKCAQFPLHLWLDEAMEGPIPSTILRSSVVVASGAWVLVKMQPVLALSPLVMSTMVFIGLATSVGASCIAIAQIDIKRALSYSVSAYMGITFIAVGTGQTQAALSLLFTYALPMALLVMTTGGIISNNITQDLTQYGGLWSRRTISGLCFLVGIISLVAVPPFGGFWTILELTQTLWNTQPAIALCLFLVNGLTVFSLTREFGLIFTGKPKQMTTRSPEVLWAMVLPMTILAGFCLHIPLLLKQWNLLPEWETINLTVAGLLITSTVLGWGLSAMIYWNSNWQKPVKLPSQAVQDFFAYDFYTAKLYRVTIIFVVGLISNTMYWIDRYIVDGFVNLVGIATIFSGQSLKYNVSGQTQFYALTIILGVTLLLGFFTLNLF; translated from the coding sequence ATGACTGATTTTTTCCTAAAAACCTTATGGTGGATACCCTGCTACCCATTAATCGGAGCTTTGTTATCTACCCTCTGGTTTCCGTCTATTATTCGACGCACTGGCCCCCGTCCAGCCGGATATGTCAATATCATCACCACCCTATTCGCCTTTGTACATGAGCTATTCGTCCTCACAGAAATTTGGGGTCAACCTCCCCAACAGTTAATCATTCCTTGGTTTAGTATCGTTGATCTCAATCTTGATATACCCCTAGAAATCTCTGTTGTCACCGTTGGAGCCACCTTAGTAATTACTGGTTTAAATCTTCTAGCCAAAATTTACTCCGTCGGTTACATGGAGATGGATTGGGGTTGGGCGCGTTTTTATTCCCTATTAGCCCTATTTGAAGCCGGGTTATGTGGGTTAGTCCTGTGTAATTCCCTGTTCTACAGTTACATTATTCTGGAAATCCTCACATTAGGAACTTATTTATTGGTAGGATTGTGGTTTAACCAACCCTTGGTTGTCACCGGGGCTAGAGATGCCTTTTTAACCAAACGGGTCGGAGACTTATTCCTATTAATGGGAGTAGTCGCCCTATTTCCTCTCGCCGGAACTTGGAATTTTACGGAGTTAGCCCAATGGTCACAAACCGCCCAAATTGACCCCCAAGTTGCCACCTTATTAGGGTTAGCATTACTGGCGGGGCCATTAGGGAAATGTGCCCAATTTCCCCTGCATTTATGGTTAGATGAAGCTATGGAAGGCCCCATTCCTAGTACGATTTTACGCAGTTCTGTTGTCGTTGCCTCTGGAGCTTGGGTGTTAGTTAAAATGCAGCCCGTTTTAGCCTTGTCTCCTTTAGTAATGTCAACTATGGTATTTATTGGGTTAGCAACTTCCGTGGGAGCCAGTTGTATTGCTATTGCTCAAATTGATATAAAACGCGCCCTTTCCTATTCCGTCAGTGCCTATATGGGCATCACATTTATTGCCGTTGGAACCGGGCAAACTCAAGCGGCTCTTTCACTATTATTTACCTATGCTTTACCGATGGCATTATTAGTTATGACCACCGGGGGAATTATTAGTAATAATATCACCCAAGATTTAACCCAATATGGCGGTTTATGGTCACGGCGTACGATATCGGGATTGTGTTTTTTAGTCGGAATTATCTCATTAGTTGCTGTTCCTCCATTCGGCGGTTTTTGGACGATATTAGAGTTAACACAAACCCTCTGGAACACTCAACCCGCCATTGCTCTTTGCCTGTTTTTAGTTAATGGTTTAACCGTCTTTAGTTTAACCCGTGAATTTGGGTTGATTTTTACCGGAAAACCCAAACAAATGACTACCCGTTCCCCGGAAGTGTTATGGGCGATGGTATTACCTATGACAATTTTAGCGGGATTTTGTCTACATATTCCTTTGTTATTAAAACAATGGAATTTATTACCTGAATGGGAAACTATTAATCTAACAGTTGCAGGTTTATTAATCACCTCGACGGTTTTAGGATGGGGACTCAGTGCTATGATTTATTGGAATAGTAATTGGCAAAAACCTGTTAAACTGCCATCTCAAGCAGTACAAGACTTCTTTGCTTACGATTTTTACACCGCAAAACTGTATCGAGTCACGATTATTTTTGTAGTCGGATTAATCTCTAATACAATGTATTGGATTGACCGCTATATCGTTGATGGATTTGTCAACCTAGTGGGAATAGCCACGATTTTTAGTGGACAAAGTTTGAAATACAACGTTTCTGGCCAAACCCAGTTTTATGCTTTGACAATTATCTTGGGAGTGACTTTACTTTTAGGATTTTTTACGCTGAATTTGTTTTAA